A part of Syngnathus acus chromosome 20, fSynAcu1.2, whole genome shotgun sequence genomic DNA contains:
- the pabpn1 gene encoding polyadenylate-binding protein 2 isoform X1 has product MAEFGNGLAEESLLDSDPGHPELEDPGVGDEEPGLEEGEAAIEDPELEAIKARVREMEEEAEKLKELQNEVEKQMNLSPPPVGPVIMSFEEKMEADGRSIYVGNVDYGATAEELEAHFHGCGSVNRVTILCDKYTGHPKGFAYIEFADKESVRTAMALDESLFRGRQIKVGAKRTNRPGISTTDRGFSRARFRSRGGNFSSRARYYSGYTPPRGRGRAFRFQDQWRLTTPPQVAPPPPTVSAASLSLSAPAMHTHPILSVWGGGGQGDHRPATGGIYYNSKR; this is encoded by the exons ATGGCGGAGTTCGGCAATGGGCTGGCGGAGGAATCGCTACTAGATTCTGACCCTGGACACCCCGAGCTGGAAGACCCGGGGGTAGGCGACGAGGAGCCGGGGTTAGAGGAGGGAGAAGCGGCCATCGAAGACCCG GAGCTGGAGGCTATCAAAGCCCGTGTGAGAGAGATGGAGGAAGAGGCCGAGAAACTGAAGGAGCTGCAGAACGAGGTGGAGAAACAAATGAATCTAAGCCCACCGCCAG TCGGCCCAGTCATCATGtcatttgaggaaaaaatgGAAGCAGATGGCCGATCGATATATGTCGGAAAC GTGGACTACGGCGCCACAGCGGAGGAGCTTGAGGCACACTTCCACGGCTGTGGTTCAGTAAATAGAGTCACCATCTTGTGTGACAAATACACGGGGCATCCCAAAGG ATTTGCTTACATCGAGTTTGCCGACAAAGAGTCTGTAAGGACGGCGATGGCTCTGGATGAGTCTCTGTTTAGAGGAAGACAGATAAAG gtgggcgCAAAGAGAACAAACAGACCCGGCATCAGCACCACAGATCGCGGTTTTTCCCGGGCTCGGTTCCGATCAAGGGGAGGAAACTTCTCGTCGCGAGCTCGCTACTACAGCGGCTACACACCCCCCAGAGGCAGAGGGCGGGCCTTCAG GTTTCAGGACCAGTGGAGGCTGACGACCCCTCCCCAGGTGGCGCCGCCGCCCCCCACTGTCTCCGCagcgtctctctctctctctgctccTGCTATGCACACTCACCCCATTCTGTCCgtgtgggggggaggggggcagggCGACCACAGGCCGGCCACAGGGGGCATTTACTACAACAGCAAACGCTGA
- the rbbp8 gene encoding DNA endonuclease RBBP8 isoform X1, with the protein MSSPTSTPKPADPFLGLWIQLRECHQKRLQELEEKVRTLKKERRLDAETLQLFYTNNQELKQQTKTLQNANSLLEDRLRAKECDRCAILEINLKNGQEHSKLTINKLKYERKWLQDENHKLQAELQILKTCSEPQVALSQAYEDGIIPDSPVLASSLPVVNKLKKRKYMDNSKHVHYAEDPKFKFCRSLFKEPSDATKTAAKTQVLVPDTCQMETFQILEEEKNDEVVAETCGLELVNTFHMKTITEGKRYNAKLTPLSDLHRQPRRTPSPSTPVHSPDSTVVKSPSRFPRGEKRTEHDSRGKEKIQEDYEPKGLTKKQTSCQSFKEPPKVQTHNQTADCGSSPFKKPNLKPKEQAHRRQKHLQVQNAPHKHGHPEDAETKHREENMWSIDPALALSMYDSEPAADELKGEQHEELYDSDCTWISHSLLQGGGQKDDNVSGIGDKANDSLERMFDATARDEYISFNSSQVACQPCEEEEDEEEEEPPENFPRGHKLQQPTYAHVAVVRKKDERRKLKGTTCKECEVYYAHLPEEEKVKKLSECSRHRHRFVPPSTPENFWEVGFPSTQTCIERGYIKEEKIPQTRLRRKQPFTALFSPKPAEELDTK; encoded by the exons ATGAGCAGCCCAACAAGCACACCCAAACCAGCGGACCCCTTTCTCGGTTTATGGATACAACTACGGGAATGCCACCAAAAACGACTCCAGG AACTTGAGGAGAAAGTACGcacgttaaaaaaagaacGCCGTCT AGATGCAGAGACTCTTCAGCTGTTTTATACTAATAACCAAGAGCTGAAACAGCAAACCAAAACTCTACAGAATGCCAATAGTCTTTTGGAAGACAG GTTACGGGCAAAAGAATGTGATCGGTGTGCAATCTTGGAAATAAACTTGAAAAATGGCCAAGAGCATAGCAAGCTGACCATCAACAAACTCa AGTATGAAAGAAAGTGGCTGCAGGATGAAAACCACAAACTTCAGGCTGAGCTGCAAATATTAAAGACATG CTCCGAACCACAGGTGGCCCTCTCCCAAGCCTACGAAGATGGCATCATCCCAGATTCACCAGTCCTGGCCAGCTCACTTCCAGTCGTCAATAAATTGAAGAAACGTAAATACATGGACAATAGCAAACATGTTCACTATGCAGAGGATCCCAAATTCAAGTTCTGCAGATCACTCTTCAAAG AACCAAGTGACGCTACAAAAACGGctgcaaaaacacaagtgCTTGTTCCTGACACGTGCCAAATGGAAACATTCCAGATTTTAG aagaagaaaagaatgaCGAAGTGGTAGCAGAAACATGTGGCCTTGAACTTGTCAACACATTTCACATG aAAACCATAACTGAAGGAAAACGATACAATGCAAAATTGACCCCGTTGTCTGATCTCCATCGACa GCCTCGTCGTACTCCTTCACCTTCCACTCCAGTCCACAGTCCAGACTCCACCGTAGTAAAGTCACCGTCTCGTTTCCCTCGTGGGGAAAAGCGGACTGAGCATGACTCtcgtggaaaagaaaaaatacaggaAGATTATGAACCGAAAGGGCTTACGAAGAAACAAACCTCTTGTCAAAGCTTCAAGGAGCCACCCAAG GTTCAAACTCACAACCAAACTGCTGACTGTGGAAGTTCACCTTTCAAGAAGCCAAACTTAAAACCTAAAGAACAAGCGCACCGCAGACAAAAGCACCTTCAGGTCCAAAATGCTCCACACAAACATGGTCATCCAGAGGATG CAGAGACGAAGCACAGAGAAGAGAACATGTGGAGCATTGACCCTGCCCTCGCCCTCTCCATGTATGACAGCGAGCCAGCAGCAGATGAG CTCAAAGGAGAGCAACATGAAGAATTGTATGACAGCGACTGCACTTGGATTAGTCACAGCTTACTTCAAGGCGGAGGCCAGAAAGATGACAATGTGTCAG GTATTGGTGACAAGGCTAATGACAGTCTGGAAAGAATGTTTGACGCCACCGCCCGCGACGAGTACATATCTTTCAACAGCTCACAGGTTGCCTGTCAACCttgtgaggaagaggaggacgaggaggaagagg AGCCTCCAGAAAACTTTCCACGGGGGCACAAATTGca GCAGCCAACTTATGCCCACGTGGCGGTGGTCCGCAAGAAGGACGAGAGAAGAAAACTGAAAGGCACCACCTGCAAAGAATGTGAAGTT TATTACGCTCATCTGCcagaggaggagaaagtgAAGAAATTGTCGGAATGCTCTCGGCACCGCCATCGCTTCGTTCCACCGAGCACCCCAGAGAACTTCTGGGAAGTCGGATTCCCATCCACGCAGACGTGCATAGAAAGAG GTTATATAAAGGAGGAGAAGATCCCGCAGACTCGTTTAAGGAGAAAGCAGCCTTTCACTGCTCTGTTCTCCCCAAAGCCTGCTGAAGAGCTCGACACAAAATAA
- the LOC119139249 gene encoding transmembrane protein 241 → MQWKRNFCGLAFSFFFIVSCFTNKFVLSVMKFTYPTLFQGWQTFIGALLLLLSGKLGLVEMSRISRSSAFAWFPGSLLFVGNIYAGSRALSRLEIPFFFTLQNSSHVVSYVISKAVHREKIEWLKFISVCLMLISAINLPSYDPQFDFTGYMWAIAHLVCVGAYRVFQVHYKSSNLSDIEQQCVNYLFSVLLLAMAAHPTGDLTSALEFPSLQSSSFRGGCCASALLGFLLLLATVKLKSGLSLQHFAVWILMAKVTAMILSTFIFYMDMNTPSMICMAVSHVSEALLVYFEREAQ, encoded by the exons ATGCAGTGGAAAAGAAATTTCTGCGGCCTCGCCTTTAGCTTCTTTTTCATTGTGTCGTGTTTCACGAATAAG TTTGTCCTGTCTGTAATGAAATTCACCTATCCAACCTTATTTCAAGG ATGGCAGACATTTATCGGGGCCCTCCTGCTCCTGCTTTCTGGCAAGCTGGGATTGGTGGAAATGAGCCGCATCTCCAG ATCATCTGCCTTTGCCTGGTTTCCAGGCTCCCTCCTGTTTGTGGGAAATATTTACGCAGGCTCCAGAGCTCTGTCACGTCTC GAGAttccttttttcttcactCTGCAGAATTCTTCTCATGTCGTGAGTTATGTCATCTCGAAGGCTGTTCATAGAGAG AAAATTGAGTGGCTGAAATTTATCAG CGTATGTCTCATGCTAATTTCAGCCATCAACCTCCCCTCCTATGACCCCCag TTTGACTTCACCGGTTACATGTGGGCCATCGCTCATCTAGTCTGTGTTG GGGCTTACAGGGTGTTTCAAGTTCACTACAAATCCAGCAATTTGAG CGACATTGAGCAGCAATGCGTGAACTACTTGTTCAG CGTTCTGCTTCTGGCAATGGCCGCTCACCCAACAG GTGACCTCACAAGTGCCTTGGAGTTCCCTTCTCTTCAGTCCTCCTCCTTCCGCGGGGGCTGCTGTGCAAG TGCCTTGCTGGGCTTTTTGCTGCTTTTGGCCACAGTCAAACTCAAAAGTGGATTATCCCTTCAGCACTTTGCCGTGTGGATTCTCATGGCTAAG GTTACTGCCATGATCCTGtcaacttttattttctatatgGACATGAACACACCATCTATGATTTG TATGGCAGTCAGCCACGTGAGCGAGGCcttgttggtttattttgaGAGAGAAGCACAGTGA
- the pabpn1 gene encoding polyadenylate-binding protein 2 isoform X3, protein MEEEAEKLKELQNEVEKQMNLSPPPVGPVIMSFEEKMEADGRSIYVGNVDYGATAEELEAHFHGCGSVNRVTILCDKYTGHPKGFAYIEFADKESVRTAMALDESLFRGRQIKVGAKRTNRPGISTTDRGFSRARFRSRGGNFSSRARYYSGYTPPRGRGRAFRFQDQWRLTTPPQVAPPPPTVSAASLSLSAPAMHTHPILSVWGGGGQGDHRPATGGIYYNSKR, encoded by the exons ATGGAGGAAGAGGCCGAGAAACTGAAGGAGCTGCAGAACGAGGTGGAGAAACAAATGAATCTAAGCCCACCGCCAG TCGGCCCAGTCATCATGtcatttgaggaaaaaatgGAAGCAGATGGCCGATCGATATATGTCGGAAAC GTGGACTACGGCGCCACAGCGGAGGAGCTTGAGGCACACTTCCACGGCTGTGGTTCAGTAAATAGAGTCACCATCTTGTGTGACAAATACACGGGGCATCCCAAAGG ATTTGCTTACATCGAGTTTGCCGACAAAGAGTCTGTAAGGACGGCGATGGCTCTGGATGAGTCTCTGTTTAGAGGAAGACAGATAAAG gtgggcgCAAAGAGAACAAACAGACCCGGCATCAGCACCACAGATCGCGGTTTTTCCCGGGCTCGGTTCCGATCAAGGGGAGGAAACTTCTCGTCGCGAGCTCGCTACTACAGCGGCTACACACCCCCCAGAGGCAGAGGGCGGGCCTTCAG GTTTCAGGACCAGTGGAGGCTGACGACCCCTCCCCAGGTGGCGCCGCCGCCCCCCACTGTCTCCGCagcgtctctctctctctctgctccTGCTATGCACACTCACCCCATTCTGTCCgtgtgggggggaggggggcagggCGACCACAGGCCGGCCACAGGGGGCATTTACTACAACAGCAAACGCTGA
- the pabpn1 gene encoding polyadenylate-binding protein 2 isoform X2, whose amino-acid sequence MAEFGNGLAEESLLDSDPGHPELEDPGVGDEEPGLEEGEAAIEDPELEAIKARVREMEEEAEKLKELQNEVEKQMNLSPPPVGPVIMSFEEKMEADGRSIYVGNVDYGATAEELEAHFHGCGSVNRVTILCDKYTGHPKGFAYIEFADKESVRTAMALDESLFRGRQIKVGAKRTNRPGISTTDRGFSRARFRSRGGNFSSRARYYSGYTPPRGRGRAFRGRGRTSWYCPY is encoded by the exons ATGGCGGAGTTCGGCAATGGGCTGGCGGAGGAATCGCTACTAGATTCTGACCCTGGACACCCCGAGCTGGAAGACCCGGGGGTAGGCGACGAGGAGCCGGGGTTAGAGGAGGGAGAAGCGGCCATCGAAGACCCG GAGCTGGAGGCTATCAAAGCCCGTGTGAGAGAGATGGAGGAAGAGGCCGAGAAACTGAAGGAGCTGCAGAACGAGGTGGAGAAACAAATGAATCTAAGCCCACCGCCAG TCGGCCCAGTCATCATGtcatttgaggaaaaaatgGAAGCAGATGGCCGATCGATATATGTCGGAAAC GTGGACTACGGCGCCACAGCGGAGGAGCTTGAGGCACACTTCCACGGCTGTGGTTCAGTAAATAGAGTCACCATCTTGTGTGACAAATACACGGGGCATCCCAAAGG ATTTGCTTACATCGAGTTTGCCGACAAAGAGTCTGTAAGGACGGCGATGGCTCTGGATGAGTCTCTGTTTAGAGGAAGACAGATAAAG gtgggcgCAAAGAGAACAAACAGACCCGGCATCAGCACCACAGATCGCGGTTTTTCCCGGGCTCGGTTCCGATCAAGGGGAGGAAACTTCTCGTCGCGAGCTCGCTACTACAGCGGCTACACACCCCCCAGAGGCAGAGGGCGGGCCTTCAG GGGCCGAGGGCGAACATCGTGGTATTGCCCTTACTAA
- the fbxo45 gene encoding F-box/SPRY domain-containing protein 1, whose product MSGAAGGGSSGMGAAAAGASSSSAGVLHTAVSGGGAGVAGRLPARVLEHIFSYLDLADLTRCALVCWHWSNILADENSEVWRSLGARTLSEEALRSDILCNLPSYKSKVKSYQHALSSHDCSRNVYVKKNGFTLHRNPIAQSTDGARGKIGFMEGRHAWEIWWEGPLGTVAVIGIATKRASMQCQGYVALLGSDDQSWGWNLVDNNLLHNGEVNGNFPQCNNAPKYQIGERIRVILDMDDKTLAFERGFEFLGVAFRGLPKACLFPAVSAVYGNTEVTMVYLGKPLDG is encoded by the exons ATGTCGGGTGCGGCCGGTGGAGGCTCCTCTGGTATgggcgcagcagcagcaggagctaGTAGCAGCTCCGCCGGCGTTCTCCACACTGCGGTATCCGGGGGAGGAGCGGGGGTGGCCGGTAGGCTACCTGCTCGTGTCCTGGAGCATATTTTCTCCTATTTGGACCTTGCCGATTTGACTCGATGCGCCTTAGTGTGCTGGCACTGGAGCAACATCCTGGCGGATGAAAACAGCGAGGTGTGGCGCAGCCTGGGTGCTCGAACACTCAGTGAAGAAGCCCTGCGATCTGACATCTTATGCAACCTTCCATCCTACAAGAGCAAG GTCAAATCCTACCAACATGCTCTGAGCTCCCACGACTGCTCTCGTAACGTGTACGTGAAGAAAAACGGATTCACCCTGCACCGCAACCCCATCGCCCAGAGCACAGATGGAGCACGGGGCAAGATTGGCTTTATGGAAGGTCGCCACGCCTGGGAGATCTGGTGGGAAGGCCCTCTGGGTACAGTGGCGGTGATTGGCATCGCCACCAAGCGGGCATCCATGCAGTGTCAAGGCTACGTGGCCCTTCTGGGAAGCGATGACCAAAGCTGGGGCTGGAACCTGGTTGACAACAACCTGCTCCACAATGGGGAGGTGAACGGGAACTTTCCACAGTGTAATAATGCACCCAAATATCAG ATTGGGGAGAGAATACGAGTGATTCTCGACATGGATGACAAGACGTTAGCCTTCGAGAGGGGGTTTGAGTTTCTGGGAGTTGCATTTCGGGGACTACCTAAAGCCTGCCTGTTCCCTGCCGTCTCCGCGGTGTACGGCAACACCGAGGTCACGATGGTGTACTTGGGGAAGCCACTGGATGGCTAA
- the rbbp8 gene encoding DNA endonuclease RBBP8 isoform X2 — MSSPTSTPKPADPFLGLWIQLRECHQKRLQELEEKVRTLKKERRLDAETLQLFYTNNQELKQQTKTLQNANSLLEDRLRAKECDRCAILEINLKNGQEHSKLTINKLKYERKWLQDENHKLQAELQILKTCSEPQVALSQAYEDGIIPDSPVLASSLPVVNKLKKRKYMDNSKHVHYAEDPKFKFCRSLFKEPSDATKTAAKTQVLVPDTCQMETFQILEEEKNDEVVAETCGLELVNTFHMKTITEGKRYNAKLTPLSDLHRQPRRTPSPSTPVHSPDSTVVKSPSRFPRGEKRTEHDSRGKEKIQEDYEPKGLTKKQTSCQSFKEPPKVQTHNQTADCGSSPFKKPNLKPKEQAHRRQKHLQVQNAPHKHGHPEDETKHREENMWSIDPALALSMYDSEPAADELKGEQHEELYDSDCTWISHSLLQGGGQKDDNVSGIGDKANDSLERMFDATARDEYISFNSSQVACQPCEEEEDEEEEEPPENFPRGHKLQQPTYAHVAVVRKKDERRKLKGTTCKECEVYYAHLPEEEKVKKLSECSRHRHRFVPPSTPENFWEVGFPSTQTCIERGYIKEEKIPQTRLRRKQPFTALFSPKPAEELDTK, encoded by the exons ATGAGCAGCCCAACAAGCACACCCAAACCAGCGGACCCCTTTCTCGGTTTATGGATACAACTACGGGAATGCCACCAAAAACGACTCCAGG AACTTGAGGAGAAAGTACGcacgttaaaaaaagaacGCCGTCT AGATGCAGAGACTCTTCAGCTGTTTTATACTAATAACCAAGAGCTGAAACAGCAAACCAAAACTCTACAGAATGCCAATAGTCTTTTGGAAGACAG GTTACGGGCAAAAGAATGTGATCGGTGTGCAATCTTGGAAATAAACTTGAAAAATGGCCAAGAGCATAGCAAGCTGACCATCAACAAACTCa AGTATGAAAGAAAGTGGCTGCAGGATGAAAACCACAAACTTCAGGCTGAGCTGCAAATATTAAAGACATG CTCCGAACCACAGGTGGCCCTCTCCCAAGCCTACGAAGATGGCATCATCCCAGATTCACCAGTCCTGGCCAGCTCACTTCCAGTCGTCAATAAATTGAAGAAACGTAAATACATGGACAATAGCAAACATGTTCACTATGCAGAGGATCCCAAATTCAAGTTCTGCAGATCACTCTTCAAAG AACCAAGTGACGCTACAAAAACGGctgcaaaaacacaagtgCTTGTTCCTGACACGTGCCAAATGGAAACATTCCAGATTTTAG aagaagaaaagaatgaCGAAGTGGTAGCAGAAACATGTGGCCTTGAACTTGTCAACACATTTCACATG aAAACCATAACTGAAGGAAAACGATACAATGCAAAATTGACCCCGTTGTCTGATCTCCATCGACa GCCTCGTCGTACTCCTTCACCTTCCACTCCAGTCCACAGTCCAGACTCCACCGTAGTAAAGTCACCGTCTCGTTTCCCTCGTGGGGAAAAGCGGACTGAGCATGACTCtcgtggaaaagaaaaaatacaggaAGATTATGAACCGAAAGGGCTTACGAAGAAACAAACCTCTTGTCAAAGCTTCAAGGAGCCACCCAAG GTTCAAACTCACAACCAAACTGCTGACTGTGGAAGTTCACCTTTCAAGAAGCCAAACTTAAAACCTAAAGAACAAGCGCACCGCAGACAAAAGCACCTTCAGGTCCAAAATGCTCCACACAAACATGGTCATCCAGAGGATG AGACGAAGCACAGAGAAGAGAACATGTGGAGCATTGACCCTGCCCTCGCCCTCTCCATGTATGACAGCGAGCCAGCAGCAGATGAG CTCAAAGGAGAGCAACATGAAGAATTGTATGACAGCGACTGCACTTGGATTAGTCACAGCTTACTTCAAGGCGGAGGCCAGAAAGATGACAATGTGTCAG GTATTGGTGACAAGGCTAATGACAGTCTGGAAAGAATGTTTGACGCCACCGCCCGCGACGAGTACATATCTTTCAACAGCTCACAGGTTGCCTGTCAACCttgtgaggaagaggaggacgaggaggaagagg AGCCTCCAGAAAACTTTCCACGGGGGCACAAATTGca GCAGCCAACTTATGCCCACGTGGCGGTGGTCCGCAAGAAGGACGAGAGAAGAAAACTGAAAGGCACCACCTGCAAAGAATGTGAAGTT TATTACGCTCATCTGCcagaggaggagaaagtgAAGAAATTGTCGGAATGCTCTCGGCACCGCCATCGCTTCGTTCCACCGAGCACCCCAGAGAACTTCTGGGAAGTCGGATTCCCATCCACGCAGACGTGCATAGAAAGAG GTTATATAAAGGAGGAGAAGATCCCGCAGACTCGTTTAAGGAGAAAGCAGCCTTTCACTGCTCTGTTCTCCCCAAAGCCTGCTGAAGAGCTCGACACAAAATAA
- the fam168b gene encoding myelin-associated neurite-outgrowth inhibitor gives MNPVYSPAPTGVPFTNSKGIGYPAGFPVGYAAAAPAYTQNVYQGANPAFSSGYAPGATFKVSCSPNTGTVPPYSSSPNPYPAAVYPVRSTYPQHNPYAQALIPSQQQGTYFTQPLYAAPPHVIHHTTVVQPNGMPAAMYAPSIAPPRNNGVAMGMVAGTTMAMSAGTLLSTPSPAPAALAPHPVTMPTYRPAGTHSYSYVPPQW, from the exons ATGAATCCAGTGTACAGCCCTGCACCAACAGGGGTCCCCTTCACCAACTCCAAGGGTATAGGCTATCCAG CTGGCTTCCCTGTCGGCTATGCAGCAGCAGCCCCAGCATACACTCAGAATGTCTACCAAGGAGCAAATCCAGCCTTCTCGAGCG GTTATGCCCCTGGTGCTACATTTAAAGTGTCCTGTTCCCCCAACACTGGGACAGTCCCACCATACTCATCCTCCCCCAACCCCTATCCAGCTGCTGTATACCCAGTCAGGAGCACCTACCCCCAACATAACCCTTATGCACAG GCACTGATACCTTCACAACAACAAGGGACTTACTTCACACAGCCACTGTACGCAGCACCTCCCCACGTGATCCATCACACAACGGTGGTCCAACCTAACGGGATGCCTGCCGCCATGTACGCCCCATCCATCGCTCCCCCTCGCAACAACGGGGTTGCCATGGGCATGGTGGCCGGCACCACTATGGCCATGTCAGCTG GAACTTTGCTGTCGACTCCGTCACCGGCGCCCGCCGCTCTCGCCCCGCACCCCGTCACCATGCCCACATATCGGCCCGCCGGCACGCACAGCTACAGCTATGTGCCCCCTCAGTGGTGA